From one Planktothrix agardhii NIES-204 genomic stretch:
- a CDS encoding LysR family transcriptional regulator has translation MTDVPFTLDQLRILKAIAAEGSFKRAADSLYVSQPAISLQVQNLERQLNVPLFDRGGRRAKLTEAGHLLLNYGEKILSLCQETCRAIEDLQNLQGGTLIVGASQTTGTYLLPRMIGLFREKYPDVAVQLHVHSTRRTAWSVANGQIDLAIVGGEVPPELQDALTIQPYIEDELALIIPPSHPFAKLDKIQKEDLYQLEFVALDSQSTIRKVIDQVLTRAEIDPRCLKVEMELNSIEAIKNTVQAGLGAAFVSTSAIEKELEMKVLHRMVIEDIVVKRMLSVIVNHHRYQSKASEAFIRDILPLFTAQNWTLNTHSFSSNSSKKLINIETFVSPTDFE, from the coding sequence ATGACAGATGTTCCTTTTACTTTAGATCAATTACGCATTCTCAAAGCGATCGCGGCTGAGGGAAGTTTTAAGCGGGCGGCGGATAGTTTATATGTTTCCCAGCCCGCTATTAGTTTACAAGTCCAAAATTTAGAACGACAGTTAAATGTTCCTTTATTTGATCGAGGAGGACGCAGAGCTAAATTAACAGAAGCTGGACATCTTTTATTAAATTATGGCGAAAAAATCTTGAGTTTATGTCAGGAAACCTGCCGCGCTATTGAGGATTTACAAAATCTGCAAGGGGGAACTTTAATTGTCGGGGCTTCTCAAACTACCGGAACCTATTTACTCCCTCGAATGATTGGTTTATTTCGAGAAAAATATCCCGATGTCGCGGTGCAACTGCACGTTCATTCGACTCGACGCACCGCTTGGAGTGTGGCAAATGGACAAATTGATTTAGCAATTGTTGGCGGGGAAGTGCCGCCGGAATTGCAAGATGCTTTGACAATTCAACCCTATATTGAAGATGAATTAGCCTTAATTATTCCCCCTTCCCATCCCTTTGCCAAATTAGATAAAATTCAAAAAGAAGACTTATATCAATTGGAATTTGTGGCTTTAGATTCTCAGTCTACTATTCGCAAAGTCATTGATCAAGTTTTAACCCGTGCCGAGATTGATCCACGCTGTTTAAAAGTTGAAATGGAGTTAAATTCTATTGAAGCGATTAAAAATACGGTACAAGCCGGATTAGGGGCTGCTTTTGTTTCGACTTCAGCCATTGAAAAAGAATTAGAAATGAAAGTTTTACACCGCATGGTGATTGAAGATATTGTGGTTAAACGAATGCTTTCAGTCATTGTTAACCACCATCGCTATCAGTCCAAGGCATCTGAGGCTTTTATTCGAGATATCTTACCCTTGTTTACGGCTCAAAATTGGACATTAAACACCCATAGTTTTTCCTCAAATTCTTCTAAAAAATTGATTAACATTGAGACGTTTGTTTCTCCTACGGATTTTGAATAA
- a CDS encoding serine/threonine protein kinase, producing the protein MKIYCTRPGCLGADRNNFTDLDDQMTLKTVQQKFCTTCGMPLILDGRYLPEILLGQGGFGTAYLAKDRRSPTFKYCVVKQFKPSSDLNPQQLATAQILFEREAHVLEQLGNKHPQIPDLFAYFPLEAPGWRTSKTEQFFYIVQEYINGENLEAEINSKGQFSEAEVREVLQEILKILEFVHDHDVIHRDIKPSNIMRDRQGILHLLDFGAVKQVTQSPGGTSTGIYSLGFAPPEQMRGYTVFPSTDLYALAVTCLVLLTAKEPQELFDSYSNQWNWKQFVGVSDELANILDKMLLPTPSDRFGSATQVLTALNSPQIQPIPQPPPLPSPPLSPSVTSVQPLTITRPFSTLELLSNAAFVGFEVGVFASLGFAIFKEFELDFSPIFLLIIGLVGVTGLIFALYHRWIEVGLDFIIIPLISIGVLYFILLTFNKFNDFDNLLIIVPLIVAVFSVAVTTLFRLIYIMLKRFL; encoded by the coding sequence ATGAAAATTTACTGTACTCGTCCGGGCTGTCTGGGGGCTGATCGCAATAATTTTACGGATTTAGATGATCAAATGACCCTCAAAACAGTACAGCAAAAATTCTGTACCACCTGCGGAATGCCTTTAATTTTAGATGGTCGTTATCTACCGGAAATATTATTAGGACAAGGGGGATTTGGGACAGCCTATTTAGCTAAAGATCGCCGTTCTCCTACCTTTAAATATTGTGTAGTTAAACAATTTAAACCCTCATCTGATTTAAACCCTCAACAATTAGCAACGGCTCAGATTTTATTTGAAAGAGAAGCTCATGTTTTGGAACAATTAGGTAATAAGCATCCCCAAATTCCCGATTTATTTGCCTATTTTCCTTTAGAAGCACCCGGATGGCGAACATCAAAAACGGAACAATTTTTTTATATTGTTCAAGAGTATATTAATGGCGAAAATTTAGAAGCAGAAATAAATTCAAAGGGACAATTTTCGGAAGCGGAAGTCCGAGAAGTGCTACAGGAAATTCTTAAAATCCTAGAATTTGTTCATGATCATGATGTGATTCACCGTGATATTAAACCTTCTAATATTATGCGCGATCGCCAAGGAATTTTACATTTATTAGATTTTGGTGCAGTTAAACAAGTCACCCAAAGTCCAGGGGGAACATCAACTGGAATTTATTCCCTGGGGTTTGCACCCCCTGAACAAATGCGAGGTTATACTGTCTTTCCTTCGACGGATTTATATGCGTTAGCGGTGACTTGTCTTGTCTTATTAACAGCAAAAGAACCCCAAGAGCTATTTGATAGTTATAGTAATCAATGGAACTGGAAACAATTTGTTGGGGTTTCCGATGAATTAGCTAATATTTTAGATAAAATGTTATTACCTACACCTAGCGATCGCTTTGGTTCCGCTACTCAAGTTTTAACCGCCTTAAACTCTCCCCAAATTCAACCCATTCCCCAACCTCCTCCACTCCCTTCTCCTCCCCTTTCTCCTTCTGTAACTTCCGTTCAACCTTTAACAATAACTCGTCCTTTTTCTACCTTGGAATTGTTATCTAATGCCGCCTTTGTTGGGTTTGAAGTTGGGGTTTTTGCTAGTTTAGGATTTGCTATATTTAAGGAATTTGAATTGGATTTCTCCCCTATTTTTTTATTAATCATTGGTTTAGTCGGGGTCACGGGATTAATATTTGCCCTATATCACCGTTGGATTGAAGTCGGGTTAGATTTTATCATTATCCCGTTAATATCTATAGGAGTTTTATACTTTATTTTATTAACATTTAATAAATTTAATGATTTTGATAACCTATTAATAATAGTCCCTTTAATTGTGGCTGTATTTAGCGTAGCTGTAACTACTTTATTCCGCTTAATTTATATCATGCTCAAACGATTTCTA
- a CDS encoding LysR family transcriptional regulator, which yields MSDVPFTLDQLRILKAIAAEGSFKRAADSLYVSQPAVSLQVQNLERQLNVPLFDRGGRRAQLTEAGHLLLSYGDKILSLCQETCRAIEDLQNLRGGTLIIGASQTTGTYMLPRMIGLFREKYPDVSVQLHVHSTRRTAWSVVNGQIDLAIVGGEIAPELMSALEIVPYAEDELALIVPTSHEFSQQETILKEDLYSLKFISLDAQSTIRKVIDQVLTRCGIDTTHLQLEMELSSSEAIKNAVQSGLGVAFVSISAIEKELQMGVIKRVKIDQVIAKRTLSVIYNPNRYRSKAAEAFTNEILPKFASPDFNKHSIDVQYPTEYTALPLSD from the coding sequence ATGTCTGACGTTCCATTTACTTTAGATCAGTTACGCATCCTGAAAGCGATCGCGGCTGAAGGTAGCTTCAAACGCGCTGCTGATAGTCTTTATGTCTCCCAACCTGCCGTGAGTCTCCAGGTACAAAACCTGGAGCGACAGTTAAACGTGCCACTGTTTGACCGAGGAGGACGTCGTGCCCAACTCACGGAAGCGGGTCATTTACTCCTGAGTTATGGGGATAAAATTTTGTCCCTGTGCCAAGAAACTTGCCGCGCCATTGAAGATTTACAAAATTTGCGGGGAGGAACTTTAATTATTGGGGCGTCTCAAACCACCGGGACATATATGTTACCAAGGATGATCGGGTTATTTCGAGAAAAATACCCCGATGTTTCGGTACAGTTGCACGTTCATTCGACCCGGCGCACCGCTTGGAGTGTGGTGAATGGACAAATTGACTTAGCTATTGTGGGGGGAGAAATTGCCCCGGAATTGATGTCAGCTTTAGAAATTGTTCCCTATGCGGAGGATGAACTGGCGTTAATTGTTCCTACTTCCCATGAATTTAGTCAACAAGAAACGATTCTAAAAGAGGATTTATACTCCTTAAAATTTATTAGTTTGGATGCTCAATCAACGATTCGGAAAGTCATTGATCAAGTTTTAACCCGTTGTGGAATTGATACCACCCATCTGCAATTAGAAATGGAACTCAGTTCGAGTGAAGCGATAAAAAATGCAGTTCAATCGGGGTTGGGAGTCGCGTTTGTTTCTATATCTGCCATTGAAAAAGAGTTACAAATGGGGGTAATCAAACGGGTTAAAATTGATCAGGTGATTGCCAAACGGACATTATCAGTGATTTATAATCCGAATCGCTATCGATCCAAGGCAGCCGAGGCATTTACTAATGAAATTTTACCCAAGTTTGCCAGCCCCGATTTTAACAAACATAGTATAGATGTTCAATACCCAACTGAATATACGGCTTTACCTTTATCAGATTGA
- the trxM2 gene encoding thioredoxin M yields the protein MMLLSVNEQMFTQEVLKSSSPVLVHFWAPWCGLCKLIMPQLCQFQQDWRGTIKVVGVNADQSLKLANTYRLQTLPTLIIFDRGQVLYRLEHFQGREDLRRRLDSFMVSDLNYQQIRQAQEVLPLEV from the coding sequence ATGATGCTATTGTCAGTCAATGAGCAGATGTTTACTCAAGAAGTTCTGAAATCTTCTTCTCCGGTTTTAGTACATTTTTGGGCGCCTTGGTGTGGACTGTGTAAGCTGATTATGCCTCAACTTTGTCAATTCCAGCAGGACTGGCGAGGCACAATTAAAGTGGTTGGTGTGAATGCAGATCAAAGTTTAAAGTTAGCGAATACCTATCGCCTCCAAACTTTACCAACATTAATTATTTTTGATCGAGGTCAAGTTTTATATCGGCTCGAACATTTTCAAGGTCGAGAAGATTTACGACGTCGCCTTGATAGTTTTATGGTTAGTGATCTGAATTATCAACAAATTCGTCAAGCTCAAGAAGTTTTGCCCTTAGAAGTTTGA
- a CDS encoding NnrU, with product MSEYWLTSSHFVMLGLILGFAIAHSGLAALRPWGESKIGARAYRVLFALVSIPFATVLIIYFFNHRYDGLQLWMVQDRVVVKPMVWILSAISFVFLYPATFNLLEIAAIQKPEVHLYETGIIRITRHPQMVGQVIWCVGHTLWLGTSFTLLTSLGLILHHLFAVWHGDRRLLARYGKSFETVRSRTSVIPFLAIAQGRQTLELKEFFRWSYLGVSIFILLLWEIHPLLMRATGNIDW from the coding sequence ATGTCTGAGTATTGGCTAACATCTAGCCATTTTGTGATGTTGGGTTTAATTTTAGGGTTTGCGATCGCCCATAGTGGGTTAGCAGCCCTACGACCCTGGGGAGAATCAAAAATTGGGGCGAGGGCTTATCGAGTTTTATTTGCTTTGGTGAGTATCCCCTTTGCCACAGTTCTAATTATCTACTTTTTTAATCATCGTTACGATGGATTACAACTTTGGATGGTACAGGATCGGGTTGTTGTTAAACCCATGGTTTGGATTTTATCAGCAATTTCATTTGTTTTTCTCTATCCAGCCACGTTTAATTTGTTAGAAATTGCCGCCATTCAAAAACCGGAAGTCCATCTCTATGAAACCGGAATTATCCGTATTACCAGACATCCGCAAATGGTGGGTCAAGTAATTTGGTGTGTGGGTCATACCCTGTGGTTGGGGACAAGTTTCACCCTGTTAACCTCCCTGGGGTTGATCTTGCATCACTTATTTGCCGTTTGGCATGGCGATCGCCGTTTGTTGGCCCGTTATGGCAAATCCTTTGAAACCGTGAGATCTCGCACCTCAGTAATTCCATTTTTAGCGATCGCCCAAGGTCGCCAAACCCTTGAATTAAAAGAGTTTTTCCGATGGTCTTATTTAGGAGTCAGTATTTTTATCCTGTTACTCTGGGAAATTCATCCCTTATTAATGCGTGCAACAGGTAACATAGACTGGTAG